A genomic segment from Pistricoccus aurantiacus encodes:
- the tehB gene encoding tellurite resistance methyltransferase TehB: MSTDLNSRYGLNPAHSEVIEACRVVAPCSVLDMGCSNGRNALYLSQQGFDVTAVDNNSAAIDMLQQIVNREGIDNIKPQVYDINSAGLSSEYGWIVCTVTLMFLDPGRVEAVIADMQEHTLPGGYNTIVCAMNTDEHPCPVGFPFTLGAGQLREAYGGWELIKYNEDVGTMHNGARLQFATMLARKPE, encoded by the coding sequence ATGTCAACTGATCTGAATAGCCGCTATGGCTTGAATCCCGCACATAGCGAAGTGATTGAGGCATGCCGGGTGGTGGCGCCGTGCAGCGTTCTGGACATGGGCTGCTCCAACGGGCGCAATGCTCTGTACCTGAGCCAGCAGGGCTTTGATGTAACCGCGGTAGACAACAATTCTGCGGCTATCGACATGCTGCAGCAGATCGTGAACCGGGAGGGAATCGATAACATCAAGCCACAGGTGTACGACATCAATAGCGCAGGGCTGAGCAGCGAGTATGGATGGATTGTCTGTACCGTCACCCTGATGTTTCTCGACCCAGGCCGTGTTGAAGCGGTGATTGCCGACATGCAGGAGCACACTCTGCCTGGCGGCTACAACACGATTGTCTGTGCCATGAACACCGACGAGCACCCTTGCCCGGTTGGCTTCCCCTTCACCCTTGGAGCAGGACAGTTGCGTGAGGCTTACGGTGGCTGGGAGCTGATCAAGTACAACGAAGATGTTGGCACGATGCACAACGGCGCGCGGCTGCAGTTTGCCACCATGCTGGCGCGCAAGCCCGAGTAG